The nucleotide window aacaagaatatataatggagaaataaaagaaattcaagTCAATCAAACCTTTTCATTAAACAGGGGCATGATTTCATTGGACtgcaaatcaaaatttgaatgatCAACATAGTTCTGATCTTCTGAAGATTCAGCTAAGCATAAGAGTTCAATATCCTTAAATCCATATAATTCTTCTAGTGACCtgatagaattaaatttaaatttcaacatCCTCAAAAGCTCATGTTCCCCATAATGCTCAAGTTCGCCATATTTTTGATATGGGACCGAAAAATCTCCTACTGATATTTTGTACCTTTTAAGCTCTTTGGCAAATAAGTTTTTAGGTAGCACATTGTTATCTCTAACATCCAATTCTACACTTGTGAGATTAGACAAGAGCTTTAATTCCTTGAGTACTTCAACCTTCCACTGAATAGGGCAGCCCTTTATATGAAATTCCTCTAATTGCAATAGTTTTGATATGACATTTGGCACAATAACTTGCAATCGTTTACAATTGCTTAAATCTAATAACTTGAGTTTAGTCAATTGACCTATTTCTTCAGACAACTCCATAATAAATGAATGTTTCAAGCTAAggacttttagtttttttagctTTCCAATAACAGCAACATTGTTAATTGTGCTATTATCTAAACATAATGTTTGAAGGTTTTTCAAAAGATGAAGGGATGATGGCAATGACAATCTGTGTagcctaaataaatttaaaactttgagcTTCGGCATCACTATGAAGAAGTCCTCCGGCATTCTGAAGTAAGAGTTGGGCATATAGAAATATTCAAGAGCTGGACAATCCAAATCATTACGCCAAATTTGACTAATAATAGTACTGCTACCATGTAGGGAGATTTTTGTGCATTTCTTGAGTTTAACGTTATCCTTCCATTCCTGTTCAATGTcattttttgttgtaaataCATGATGATCAACGTATGCTATTGTTATAGCAACAACACGAACTGCATCATGCATAGAAAATTGTTCGCTTCTAACCCCGTCTAGTAACAAACTAGCATCTTTGAGGTCACGAACCAATTTATCCAATCGATCTCGTGCATCTTGCATTGTCAAATTAGCTCCTTCAAGTATATCCAAACACACAACATGTTTGAATAAGTCTGAAATGGAAGTATTATTTTCCATTAAACtggaaattaaaaacattttcttaaGTTCTTCATCCCTTAAATAATTGTAACTTAAGGCCATCTTCATGTATTCCTTTTCTAGGAGTCCTATGAACTTTTTTGGTGATGGTGCTCTTAATTCTCGCAATGCTACTTTCCAATCAGTTGGATGACTCTTGTTTCTTAATGCTTTTGCTATAGTGCAAATGACGATGGGCAATCCTCCGCATTCCTTGCATACATCCTTCGGTAGAGAATTCAATTCACATGTTTGTATAACATCACCTGCAAAAAGAGAGAGGATAATACTAACAGCAATTTCTATTTGCATGTATTCTTTGGATaagcaaaaataagaaaagttgaaaatattgaatttcacccttttcttaaaaaatccataaaattttttatctaaatgaaTACCACTTTATAATGTCAAATGACAAACAAAAAACACATTACtacattaaacttaaaatttatatgttaaaccaattaaaattgtgaaaattttataaggACTAGAACTACATTAATATATCCCGACATTATAAAAGTGAGCAAACAAGAAAAACCTACAAGTGAAAATTCTACAACAAGATTACCTGCCATCTTCCTGAATAGGTTCCAagcttcattttcttctaaaatgCCCATCTTGAAATTATTTGTGGAACCCATCTTCTGCAATGCGTCTAAGTTTCTTGTCGTGAACATTAGTTTACATCCCCCATGATCCATTTCAGAAGGAATACCGATAGTCTTGAGATCAGCATCTTCCCAAATATTGTCTAAAATTAAAAGGATCTTCTTACCTCTCTTCAATCTCTCATATAACTTATTTGCTCTTTCACTGTCGTGACTGAATTTTACGCCTAACTTCTCTGCAATTTCTGTTTGAACCTTTTTTATATCCAAAGTTTGTGTTACCtataagacaaaataatatgGCCAGTTAAGAACAACAAACAGAGAGAAATAATTGTAAACTAGTTTGACTATGATTAATTTGACTCAAGTAATAGCAGtcataataattattactcaaaataagcataagaaagtgaaaaaaattacctCAACAAAAGCAATGTCCTCAAATAGATTATCCTGCTCCGCTTTCCTTCCAACTTCTTGCACAAGAGTGGTCTTCCCAGTACCACCCATCCCATAAACACCAATCATGTACACATTCTCATCGTTTAGAGCATCCCATACATTCTTCATAATGGAGTTTCTTGATTCGAACGTCAAATAATCTTCGCTAGATCTAAGCCAGATATCTTGTTGAATAGTAGGAAAGGAAACTTGATCGAATTCCTTTTCCTGCTGGAGGAGGGGATCAATATCATCCCACTTTAATTTGAAAGCTTTCTTGCTTTGCTTGTAGTTGGAGCACAATCCTTTAAAACATGGAGGGTTGTTTGTCTTCTCTTGAATCAACTGCTCTGCTTCTGTAATTGTCTTATCCACATCCTTCAGCCAGTCTTTAACATTCTGTTTGATCTCTTCCACATTTCTTTCAGCAACAGTAACCTTATGCTGAACTTCGTCCCTTGTATTCTTCAGCTTCTTAACTTCCTTTTCCAGCTTTTTGAAATTGGTACTGTACTTATACAAGTACTTAAATTGACGCCAAATTGGAGCAGCCAACCATTTGCCAACTTCAAGGACAGGACTCAACACTCCCCCAATACTCCCGGcaacatcaaccattttttttttcaattttttttttttttgaaaaacagaagagaaGTAAAGCAGATGAATATAATCAAAAGACAAGTATTAGACAGAACACGATCAAACAcaagtttcaaaattaacaataaataagagaaatgaaaaaagaaatttatatagTAAACGAGAAATAACCGAAtgcaaaaacttttttttttttttaagaaattagaTAATACCGAAAcggaattttttttcaaaccggaaatagggaagaaaaaatttgaaataaagaaaataaaagagagacCTCAGGTGCGAACTGGCGAAATCGAAGGATATGGGCTCAGGGAGGTTTGTCAGTGAAGGAATTTTTGAGTGGTTTTGAATGACTCAGAGAGATTTCAGTGGAGAAGAATCAGTTGGTCATGATTCATTATCAACTCAAAGTTCTACGAAATTCGATTGATTTGACAATGGAAACTCACCACCGTGTGAACACAACATTTATTAAAGTGTAAGAGAACTGTAGAATTGACTTATTGACCACTGACCACACATCTTCCACCACGTCTAAGGAGTTGTCACAGAAAATGAACGAAATATTGTCATCCTCTCATTCATATTGGCcccatatttaatattattttaggccaaataacaatttccacccaaggtttgatacaaagtcctttttacttattaattatcaaaaactaaatacatatccatatattaaattttattattattataa belongs to Mangifera indica cultivar Alphonso chromosome 2, CATAS_Mindica_2.1, whole genome shotgun sequence and includes:
- the LOC123208485 gene encoding probable disease resistance protein At4g27220, producing the protein MVDVAGSIGGVLSPVLEVGKWLAAPIWRQFKYLYKYSTNFKKLEKEVKKLKNTRDEVQHKVTVAERNVEEIKQNVKDWLKDVDKTITEAEQLIQEKTNNPPCFKGLCSNYKQSKKAFKLKWDDIDPLLQQEKEFDQVSFPTIQQDIWLRSSEDYLTFESRNSIMKNVWDALNDENVYMIGVYGMGGTGKTTLVQEVGRKAEQDNLFEDIAFVEVTQTLDIKKVQTEIAEKLGVKFSHDSERANKLYERLKRGKKILLILDNIWEDADLKTIGIPSEMDHGGCKLMFTTRNLDALQKMGSTNNFKMGILEENEAWNLFRKMAGDVIQTCELNSLPKDVCKECGGLPIVICTIAKALRNKSHPTDWKVALRELRAPSPKKFIGLLEKEYMKMALSYNYLRDEELKKMFLISSLMENNTSISDLFKHVVCLDILEGANLTMQDARDRLDKLVRDLKDASLLLDGVRSEQFSMHDAVRVVAITIAYVDHHVFTTKNDIEQEWKDNVKLKKCTKISLHGSSTIISQIWRNDLDCPALEYFYMPNSYFRMPEDFFIVMPKLKVLNLFRLHRLSLPSSLHLLKNLQTLCLDNSTINNVAVIGKLKKLKVLSLKHSFIMELSEEIGQLTKLKLLDLSNCKRLQVIVPNVISKLLQLEEFHIKGCPIQWKVEVLKELKLLSNLTSVELDVRDNNVLPKNLFAKELKRYKISVGDFSVPYQKYGELEHYGEHELLRMLKFKFNSIRSLEELYGFKDIELLCLAESSEDQNYVDHSNFDLQSNEIMPLFNEKVIFTNFKTLVLYNISLGKIWDSRISTPPSRNLKRLTLERCGKMAYVFSFSIAKSLRQLQCLEIIDCEVLEKIVEEEGAELVVNSIFPQVTKLVLQKLPKLTIFYLGIQVSELPMLKWFEIENCEKFTPRYLGLQNDNTKGELQISESKFIRLEHKINHNLENFILRDSVTHITWKSQYKDLIIYKSANIPLGLLQRFQSVKKLQLHFCEFKEITSVSNLPNLEYLVVGFHCNLRSLVPFSASFQNLKVLIVRYVNGLVVLTTPSMARSLMQLRELKISNCEILVEIVENEGDATSSTEIVFDNLKLVSLQWLESFTCFCSGNYSFNFPSLEELVIENCPNLKTFSQGMLNTPKLHKVNYKEIENEGNDLDKIIHGLCKKKDEEISLDFKYKAFHSDNSTEICYNQHPTFFYQNLTQLILWNCGNIKYAFPLSIVKTLHQLQQLMIGDCKVLEEIVAKEEGVNFMVNFVFPNLTLLKLENLPNLTVFYHEMHTLEWPKLKELVVRNCAKYLSFKKNNKEIEFKILDPKSIFLEDKV